In one window of Fictibacillus phosphorivorans DNA:
- a CDS encoding STAS domain-containing protein — MDLHLKQKQDQIEIGTRIAENAPQIAEKIMTNIQNSNVYVSLQQNAPLNEYEELQQSISFIRLIGDAVSGKVTDSKKTIFEWGEHIGMLAVHSGQPLDTTLESTSFYREVIWDFIKEEGSLQSMSLDSVLHISSTINPIIDYAVQAFSKSYVKSYREMSEQFHLSLQELSVPVVPLFPGVAVLPVVGEIDTNRAKLLLEATLQQCLDHEITSLVIDLSGVSYIDTMVAHRLFQLVSTLKLLGVKTTLTGLSPEIAQTSVSLNLDFDEITLKGNLLQALADFGYGKVEKTDKTNKKNRL, encoded by the coding sequence ATGGATCTTCACTTGAAGCAGAAACAAGATCAGATTGAAATCGGTACACGAATTGCTGAAAATGCACCTCAAATTGCAGAGAAGATCATGACTAACATACAAAATAGCAACGTTTATGTTTCACTTCAACAAAATGCTCCCCTGAATGAGTACGAGGAACTTCAACAATCCATTTCCTTCATTCGTTTAATCGGTGATGCTGTGTCTGGAAAGGTAACGGATTCAAAGAAAACGATTTTCGAATGGGGAGAACATATCGGCATGCTCGCTGTTCATTCAGGCCAGCCGCTAGATACAACACTTGAGAGTACATCTTTCTATCGAGAAGTGATATGGGATTTTATAAAAGAAGAAGGTTCGCTACAGTCGATGTCTTTGGATTCCGTATTGCATATTTCGTCGACCATCAATCCTATAATCGATTACGCAGTACAAGCATTCAGTAAGTCATACGTGAAAAGTTACCGAGAGATGAGTGAACAGTTCCATCTGTCTCTTCAAGAACTATCCGTCCCTGTAGTACCACTTTTTCCTGGAGTAGCCGTTCTCCCCGTCGTCGGTGAAATTGATACGAACCGTGCAAAACTTCTACTTGAAGCTACACTGCAACAGTGCTTAGATCATGAAATCACTTCCTTAGTGATCGACTTATCAGGTGTGAGTTATATTGATACCATGGTAGCTCACCGTCTATTCCAACTTGTCTCTACATTGAAACTTTTAGGGGTTAAAACCACTCTTACAGGCTTAAGCCCTGAGATCGCACAAACATCTGTGAGCTTAAATCTGGATTTTGATGAAATTACGTTAAAAGGAAACCTGCTTCAAGCATTGGCTGACTTTGGATATGGAAAAGTGGAAAAAACAGATAAAACCAACAAAAAGAACAGACTCTGA
- a CDS encoding methanogen output domain 1-containing protein, with protein sequence MNLSKGELNGHTFLAKLITQYAHIHKKSIGPAAERYIEQLGLRTGEWIERFYSDDSLDWTIDQYVHVIVDLKNSIGGHFEIVSVKPDHVIVRAKECPFGEFVKDAPHLCKMTSSILGGIAARKFGYGKVSLRQRIALGSPTCEVAIYFQPDEREPGDIYQDIPVTPENGDPFSWEEETISMLNNELKKCDDMVESLLQELEELKRGNS encoded by the coding sequence ATGAACCTTTCAAAGGGTGAATTGAATGGACACACTTTTTTAGCAAAACTTATTACTCAATATGCCCACATCCATAAAAAATCAATTGGTCCCGCTGCGGAACGATATATCGAGCAGCTCGGTCTACGTACAGGTGAATGGATAGAGAGATTCTATAGTGACGATTCATTGGATTGGACGATTGATCAATATGTTCATGTGATCGTGGATCTGAAAAATTCCATCGGCGGGCATTTTGAGATTGTCAGTGTAAAGCCTGACCATGTAATAGTTCGTGCAAAAGAGTGTCCTTTCGGGGAATTTGTTAAGGATGCACCGCACTTATGCAAAATGACATCCAGTATACTTGGAGGAATAGCAGCACGAAAATTTGGTTATGGAAAAGTTTCGCTGCGTCAAAGAATCGCTCTAGGAAGCCCAACTTGCGAAGTAGCTATATACTTTCAGCCTGATGAGCGAGAACCAGGAGATATTTATCAAGACATTCCGGTTACACCTGAAAACGGTGATCCTTTTTCTTGGGAAGAAGAGACCATCAGTATGCTCAATAATGAGTTGAAAAAATGTGATGACATGGTAGAATCACTTTTACAAGAGCTAGAAGAATTAAAGCGTGGCAACTCCTAA
- a CDS encoding LysR family transcriptional regulator: protein MNLEQMKYIVEVAKESSITKAADKLHLSPSAISQSITQLEKEFGVTIFTRSRQGTIPTTDGKFIVSKAYEILKKMQELHEELADKQNAKKHVLKVGCAPALMYIVYDAFLLFHEQFPETNVMIREIDQDHILEEMKNGHIDIGLSPFTDYEVSNLQHEKGVDYELLYTGHVCVCAGKKSSLYYKDFLTPDELSDEKLVIYNSKGGMSFNDKYVKNEQILFSSNNIEVMRSAILDGHAFSFVFNFTFKNNADVKNGNLAIIPFKQPDLIYQDFWTLYPITKGLSVEAKEFKDKVKYLLDQ from the coding sequence ATGAACTTAGAACAAATGAAATATATTGTAGAAGTAGCCAAAGAAAGTTCGATTACGAAGGCGGCAGACAAACTACACCTATCTCCTTCAGCGATATCGCAATCGATTACACAACTGGAAAAAGAGTTTGGCGTAACTATTTTTACTCGATCAAGACAAGGTACTATTCCCACCACTGATGGAAAATTTATTGTCTCAAAAGCCTATGAGATTCTTAAAAAAATGCAAGAGCTTCATGAAGAGTTAGCTGATAAACAAAATGCCAAAAAACATGTTCTAAAGGTGGGATGTGCACCAGCACTAATGTATATCGTGTACGATGCCTTCTTGTTATTTCATGAGCAATTTCCTGAAACGAACGTGATGATTCGGGAGATCGATCAAGATCATATATTAGAGGAAATGAAGAATGGACATATCGATATTGGTTTAAGTCCTTTTACAGACTATGAAGTATCAAACCTTCAGCATGAAAAAGGAGTAGATTATGAACTGTTGTATACCGGACATGTATGCGTTTGTGCAGGCAAGAAATCCTCGTTGTATTACAAGGACTTTCTTACGCCAGATGAGTTAAGCGATGAGAAACTGGTAATTTACAATTCAAAAGGTGGTATGTCGTTCAATGATAAATACGTAAAGAACGAACAGATCTTATTCTCATCCAATAATATAGAAGTCATGCGTTCTGCTATTTTGGATGGACATGCCTTTTCTTTTGTATTCAATTTCACCTTCAAAAACAATGCAGATGTTAAGAACGGTAATCTAGCCATCATCCCGTTTAAGCAGCCTGATTTGATCTATCAAGACTTCTGGACATTGTATCCGATAACAAAAGGCTTGTCTGTAGAAGCAAAAGAATTCAAAGATAAAGTGAAGTATCTTTTAGATCAATAA
- a CDS encoding aspartyl-phosphate phosphatase Spo0E family protein yields MDVDLSILLQEIKVCRQEMYDLKPSSNDFSDTDLVKQSQKLDKLIYLYQKIIMENPSVK; encoded by the coding sequence ATGGATGTTGATCTGAGTATATTATTGCAAGAAATAAAAGTTTGTCGTCAAGAAATGTATGATCTTAAACCAAGCTCAAATGATTTTTCAGATACCGATCTCGTCAAACAGAGTCAGAAGCTGGACAAACTAATCTATCTTTATCAAAAAATAATAATGGAGAATCCTTCTGTTAAATAA
- a CDS encoding spore germination protein yields the protein MKKEENPQIDHSPTLSNDLSSNLERIETTLGPTPDLKLLRYEIRGESLSILYMADLVDSDKLQNILKSIKYIKYAPPVDSSLFEQIYSDIYLTAQTFKVSRFDDVINHLLNGKTIILLNSINEGLSVDTYGGKVRAIEEPQTESLIRGPKVSFTEEIGVNISMIRRQITDKNLKIETFVIGERGKKKVALLYIGDVINPAIVDEARHRLEHISIDAPIDSGIIEQSIEDNFLSPFPQFISTERPDKVALSLLQGRLAIIPNQTANALIAPISILDTVQSPEDYYERWHIGSLLRMLRALAVFISLFLPSFYIALVSFHQGLIPSRLAFSIAASREGVPFPAFVEALMMAITMELLREAGLRLPKPIGQTIGIVGGIVIGEAAVQAGIVSTVMVIVIAITAIASFTLPVYSMGVTYRILLFSFIFAAGMMGLYGISLAFIVLVIHIVNLTSLGIPYAAPLAPIFINDWKELFLRLPISFIKKRPVFLDPVDEVRSEKEE from the coding sequence ATGAAAAAAGAAGAAAATCCACAAATAGACCACTCACCCACATTGAGTAATGATCTCTCTAGCAATCTCGAACGAATTGAAACCACACTCGGTCCTACCCCTGATTTAAAGTTGTTACGATATGAGATCAGAGGTGAGTCCCTTTCTATTTTGTATATGGCAGATCTAGTGGATTCAGATAAGCTGCAGAACATACTAAAATCAATCAAATATATTAAATACGCACCGCCCGTGGATTCATCGCTTTTTGAGCAGATCTATTCTGATATCTATCTAACTGCTCAAACATTTAAAGTATCAAGGTTTGATGATGTGATCAACCACCTATTGAACGGAAAAACCATTATTTTATTGAATTCTATAAACGAAGGCTTAAGTGTAGATACGTATGGAGGAAAAGTCCGGGCTATTGAGGAGCCACAAACAGAATCTCTCATTCGTGGACCTAAAGTAAGTTTCACAGAGGAAATCGGTGTTAATATCTCGATGATTCGCAGACAGATCACAGATAAGAACTTAAAGATTGAGACATTTGTGATTGGAGAGCGAGGAAAGAAAAAAGTAGCTTTATTGTATATAGGTGATGTAATCAATCCTGCAATTGTAGATGAGGCAAGACATCGTTTAGAACATATAAGCATTGATGCACCTATCGACTCTGGCATTATTGAGCAATCGATAGAAGACAACTTTCTCTCTCCCTTTCCACAATTTATTAGCACGGAGCGTCCTGACAAGGTTGCACTCTCACTATTGCAAGGAAGATTAGCGATTATTCCTAATCAGACAGCAAACGCACTGATCGCACCTATTTCGATCCTGGATACGGTTCAATCACCTGAAGACTATTATGAAAGGTGGCACATCGGGTCATTGCTGCGCATGCTGCGTGCACTTGCTGTTTTTATCTCACTATTTCTTCCATCCTTTTATATAGCCCTTGTTTCCTTTCACCAAGGTTTGATACCGTCACGTCTTGCATTTTCAATAGCCGCTTCGCGTGAAGGGGTTCCTTTTCCAGCATTTGTTGAAGCTCTAATGATGGCCATCACGATGGAGCTTCTACGTGAAGCAGGACTGCGTCTGCCGAAACCCATCGGACAAACGATTGGAATCGTAGGTGGAATCGTTATTGGGGAAGCTGCTGTTCAAGCCGGAATCGTAAGTACCGTTATGGTCATCGTAATCGCAATCACAGCAATCGCATCTTTTACATTACCGGTCTATAGCATGGGTGTAACCTATAGAATCCTCTTGTTCAGCTTTATTTTTGCTGCAGGTATGATGGGTCTATATGGGATATCACTCGCTTTTATCGTACTTGTCATACACATTGTTAACCTGACCAGTCTAGGTATTCCATACGCGGCACCACTTGCACCTATCTTTATCAACGACTGGAAAGAGCTATTCTTACGCTTGCCCATATCATTTATTAAGAAAAGACCTGTTTTCTTAGATCCTGTAGATGAAGTCCGTTCAGAGAAAGAGGAATAA
- a CDS encoding GerAB/ArcD/ProY family transporter — MSKVKYTDRSISAKELMYAVASMVIGVGIFNLPRYITTVTNGIDGIISILVMGGMVLGIVWIMGQFVRMFPGKGIYEILLGIIPKPLALPLIIIYGAFFALLAAYEIRAIAEITKKYLLPNTSSDSLSLLFLLVTLYAIFGSRTALIRINSMFLPVVLIVSLLLVVLNIRIMHLDNFYPLLTTDLQGYGSGMINIFFSFTGISIILSYSYLVNEPEKASSAAVKGVFISIIIYTLVFVSCVAVFSNLGTDFLENPTIELGKEIELPGGFFERFESVYFTIWIMTIFNTTSMSIDSSLIVLESLFKKVKKETLIVILSPIIFFVSMVPIGMEGMEAMGTFIGRLSLALIAVVPIPLYVIAKIRGVK, encoded by the coding sequence GTGAGCAAAGTCAAATACACCGATCGTTCCATTAGTGCTAAAGAATTAATGTACGCCGTAGCTTCCATGGTCATTGGTGTTGGTATCTTTAATCTGCCTCGCTATATCACAACTGTAACAAACGGCATCGACGGAATCATCAGCATTCTAGTAATGGGTGGAATGGTGCTAGGTATCGTATGGATCATGGGTCAGTTCGTTCGTATGTTTCCGGGTAAAGGCATCTATGAAATTTTGCTAGGAATCATCCCAAAGCCACTCGCCCTGCCTTTGATTATCATCTATGGTGCTTTTTTTGCATTATTAGCAGCCTATGAAATACGAGCAATTGCAGAGATAACAAAGAAATATCTGCTGCCAAACACGAGCTCTGATAGTTTAAGCCTGCTTTTTCTTCTTGTCACCTTGTATGCGATTTTTGGTTCTCGTACAGCACTTATTCGAATAAACTCAATGTTCTTACCTGTCGTATTAATCGTGTCATTGTTATTAGTTGTTTTAAACATTCGAATCATGCATCTAGATAATTTTTATCCGTTGCTTACAACAGATTTGCAAGGCTATGGATCAGGGATGATCAATATATTCTTTTCGTTCACGGGCATCTCCATTATCTTGAGCTATTCTTACCTCGTTAATGAACCGGAAAAAGCTTCATCCGCAGCCGTAAAAGGAGTTTTCATCTCCATTATCATCTACACGTTGGTCTTTGTTTCGTGTGTGGCTGTCTTTTCTAATCTCGGAACTGATTTTTTAGAGAATCCAACAATCGAGCTAGGGAAGGAGATTGAACTTCCTGGTGGTTTTTTTGAAAGATTCGAATCTGTCTATTTTACGATTTGGATCATGACGATCTTTAATACAACATCCATGTCTATTGATTCTTCACTCATCGTCTTAGAATCTCTATTTAAAAAAGTAAAAAAAGAGACGCTGATCGTCATCCTGTCTCCTATCATTTTCTTCGTCTCGATGGTTCCGATAGGCATGGAAGGTATGGAAGCAATGGGAACGTTTATCGGAAGACTTAGTTTAGCATTGATTGCAGTCGTACCCATTCCTCTTTATGTTATCGCTAAGATTAGAGGTGTGAAGTAA
- a CDS encoding Ger(x)C family spore germination protein, with protein MKKTCYMLSILLLINLLQGCGAREIEKKAFVIGVGIDQKKSSDDSSQPVMNGTFQVAVPRSLKPEVTNEKAYQNFQEKGHDISEQISKIAQYSNKELYFAHNQIILVSDKVAKHPERMERLLDFFVRHEDIRRSVRVFITKGDTKQYLDVENNEKLPSLYIDTLSANVQNHSRTASIKRLGDLQEDLLAHRSFVLPMLHYKNTEEIKLGGAAIIKGESSRLTHTLNEKDTEAMNILNGEFQKGMLFFELDEDLYIYKTDKSKSKIKLVPTKNGQLTFTIKISLEGEIQEVNKQMDSRTVSADHVKKEVEKQVAKKIESFIKKLQNQYKTDILGLGVYMEKHHHNEWLKLKNDWETGENHFSQVKINTQIHTTISSAGGLR; from the coding sequence ATGAAGAAAACTTGTTATATGCTATCCATCCTCCTCCTTATTAACTTGTTGCAAGGTTGCGGAGCACGAGAGATCGAGAAAAAGGCTTTTGTGATTGGTGTCGGAATCGATCAGAAAAAATCAAGTGATGATTCAAGTCAGCCAGTGATGAACGGAACTTTTCAAGTGGCTGTTCCAAGGTCACTAAAACCTGAAGTAACGAACGAAAAAGCGTATCAAAACTTTCAGGAAAAAGGACATGATATATCCGAACAAATATCAAAAATTGCTCAATACTCAAACAAAGAGTTATATTTTGCCCACAACCAGATCATATTGGTTTCAGATAAAGTTGCGAAACATCCGGAAAGAATGGAGCGTCTGCTAGATTTTTTTGTCAGACATGAAGATATTAGGCGCAGTGTACGTGTCTTTATTACAAAAGGAGACACGAAGCAGTATCTTGACGTTGAGAATAACGAAAAACTGCCATCACTCTATATCGACACACTGTCCGCTAATGTACAAAATCACTCGCGTACTGCGAGCATTAAGAGGTTAGGAGATCTACAGGAAGACCTGTTAGCTCACCGTTCATTCGTCCTGCCAATGCTGCATTATAAGAATACAGAAGAGATCAAGCTTGGTGGTGCCGCTATCATAAAAGGGGAATCAAGCAGATTAACGCATACACTTAATGAAAAAGATACAGAAGCTATGAACATTTTGAACGGTGAATTTCAAAAAGGTATGCTTTTTTTCGAATTAGATGAGGATCTCTACATCTATAAAACAGATAAATCGAAAAGTAAGATTAAACTCGTTCCAACTAAAAACGGTCAGCTTACGTTCACGATCAAAATCAGCTTAGAAGGAGAGATTCAAGAAGTCAATAAACAGATGGATTCACGTACCGTTTCAGCAGATCATGTGAAAAAAGAAGTAGAGAAGCAAGTCGCTAAAAAAATCGAGTCATTTATTAAGAAACTTCAGAACCAATATAAAACCGATATTCTAGGTCTCGGTGTCTACATGGAAAAGCATCATCATAACGAGTGGCTAAAACTAAAAAATGACTGGGAAACAGGTGAAAACCACTTTAGCCAAGTGAAGATAAACACACAGATCCATACGACGATTAGCTCAGCAGGAGGTCTAAGATAA